A region from the Streptosporangium sp. NBC_01756 genome encodes:
- a CDS encoding NAD(P)-dependent alcohol dehydrogenase yields MTEPTMRAAVLHEIGKITMAERPRPEPGPREVLVRVASVGTCGSDVHYYEHGRIGDFVMRSPLVLGHEPSGTVASAGPGADRHRPGQRVSLEPGVPDFTCPLCRAGRYNLCPRMRFFGTPPIDGAFCEYVVVHEEFAHPVPDALSDDAAALIEPLSVGVWACRKARVGPGTRVLVTGAGPVGLLCLQAARAFGATDVMITDINPTRLGLARDLGASETLDVREDRLADAGFDPDVLLECSGHPAAIGEAVRAVGRAGRVVLIGMGGDEVPLPLSHVQTREIEVTGTFRYANTWPAAIALAAAGRVRLDALVTGHYGLAEVEQALTAGTRDPGLVKAVVRPQE; encoded by the coding sequence ATGACCGAACCCACCATGCGCGCGGCCGTACTGCACGAGATAGGCAAGATCACAATGGCGGAGCGGCCTCGGCCCGAGCCCGGCCCCCGGGAGGTGCTCGTACGGGTCGCCTCGGTCGGGACGTGCGGTTCCGACGTGCACTACTACGAACACGGGCGGATCGGCGACTTCGTGATGCGATCCCCGCTGGTGCTCGGCCACGAGCCGTCCGGGACCGTGGCCAGCGCCGGTCCCGGGGCCGACCGGCACCGCCCGGGGCAGCGCGTCTCCCTGGAGCCGGGGGTGCCCGACTTCACCTGCCCGCTCTGCCGGGCCGGCCGGTACAACCTCTGCCCGCGGATGCGGTTCTTCGGCACTCCTCCGATCGACGGTGCCTTCTGCGAGTACGTCGTCGTGCACGAGGAGTTCGCCCACCCCGTCCCGGACGCGCTGTCCGATGACGCCGCCGCCCTGATCGAGCCGCTGTCGGTGGGCGTGTGGGCCTGCCGGAAGGCGCGGGTCGGGCCGGGCACCCGCGTGCTCGTCACCGGCGCCGGGCCGGTCGGACTGCTCTGCCTGCAGGCCGCGCGGGCCTTCGGCGCCACCGACGTCATGATCACCGACATCAACCCCACCCGGCTCGGACTGGCCCGCGACCTCGGCGCGAGCGAGACCCTCGACGTGCGCGAGGACCGCCTGGCCGACGCCGGGTTCGACCCCGACGTGCTGCTCGAATGCTCGGGTCATCCGGCCGCCATCGGGGAGGCCGTCCGGGCGGTGGGGCGGGCCGGCCGGGTCGTCCTCATCGGCATGGGCGGGGACGAGGTCCCGCTGCCGCTGTCGCACGTGCAGACGCGCGAGATCGAGGTGACGGGCACGTTCCGCTATGCCAACACCTGGCCGGCGGCCATCGCGCTGGCCGCGGCGGGCCGCGTCCGGCTGGACGCTCTGGTCACCGGCCACTACGGCCTGGCCGAGGTCGAGCAGGCGCTCACGGCCGGCACCCGCGACCCCGGGTTGGTCAAGGCGGTCGTCCGGCCACAGGAGTGA
- a CDS encoding carbohydrate ABC transporter permease, whose amino-acid sequence MSASTTPRSPAGQAARRDGRVIVAAPPGVPQSPLEDSSRRTRWTVAILLTVALLWTLVPLLWMLLSSFKNRTDVTAATPQVLFAPTLDNYRNLFTGSNNLGPYIWHSVLAAGISAVLAVCLGALAGYGLARTRMHGKKHLAFWIISTRMAPIAAIVVPLFLIFRGLGLIDSIPGLVLAYLTFNLPFAIWLMSAFFAEVPPSLEESALVAGCTRWQAFRTVILPLTKSGLVTTFVLCLVFAWNDYAFAVVFSGPNSQTLPIAASQLVTQTGIDWGQLTAIGTIVVVPMMLAGLAVRRWLVTGLTLGAVTGE is encoded by the coding sequence ATGAGCGCCTCGACGACGCCGCGTTCGCCCGCCGGCCAGGCCGCGCGGAGAGACGGGCGAGTGATCGTCGCGGCCCCGCCAGGGGTGCCGCAGTCCCCGCTTGAGGACAGCAGCCGGCGCACCCGCTGGACGGTGGCGATCCTGCTCACCGTAGCCCTGCTCTGGACGCTGGTCCCCCTTCTCTGGATGCTGCTGTCGTCGTTCAAGAACCGGACGGACGTGACCGCGGCCACGCCGCAGGTCCTGTTCGCGCCGACCCTGGACAACTACCGCAACCTGTTCACCGGCTCGAACAACCTCGGGCCTTACATCTGGCACAGTGTCCTCGCCGCCGGGATCTCCGCGGTGCTCGCGGTCTGCCTGGGCGCGCTCGCCGGCTACGGCCTGGCGCGGACCCGGATGCACGGGAAGAAGCACCTGGCCTTCTGGATCATCTCGACCCGTATGGCGCCCATCGCGGCGATCGTGGTCCCGCTGTTCCTCATCTTCCGCGGGCTCGGCCTGATCGACTCGATTCCCGGCCTGGTGCTGGCCTACCTGACTTTCAACCTGCCGTTCGCCATCTGGCTGATGAGCGCGTTCTTCGCCGAGGTGCCGCCGTCCCTGGAGGAGTCCGCGCTCGTCGCCGGCTGCACCCGCTGGCAGGCCTTCCGTACGGTCATCCTCCCGCTGACCAAGTCGGGGCTGGTCACCACCTTCGTGCTGTGCCTGGTCTTCGCCTGGAACGACTACGCGTTCGCCGTGGTCTTCTCCGGACCGAACTCCCAGACGCTGCCCATCGCGGCCTCCCAGCTGGTCACCCAGACGGGCATCGACTGGGGCCAGCTCACCGCCATCGGCACGATCGTGGTCGTGCCGATGATGCTCGCCGGGCTCGCCGTACGCCGCTGGCTGGTCACCGGGCTCACCCTCGGCGCCGTCACCGGGGAGTAG
- a CDS encoding carbohydrate ABC transporter permease encodes MAQAADSSPVLRRSTRPEAAAPKEPRIGFEGKMMVPGLILLAALSIVPFLALIAMSFSRVRLLGGVRLEPVGLGNWVRFFTDPDMWMSWLRTLIYFVLTVGLEMALGLGIALCLYRVLRARNILLSLVLLPMFAAPVIVGLLGRYLTDSTFGLYSWMLRSLGFSGDILGSPVGAFTAVVLMDVWEWTPLIALITLAGLSGVPQSVREAAAVDGAPGWMTLRYIVFPAISNVLLVALLIRSMDAIRYFDIIWVTTNGGPADATKIVPIRLYETAFRFFDFGYAAAIGLAMLAFSIFIARTFVRLLDTRGLTR; translated from the coding sequence ATGGCGCAGGCCGCGGACTCCTCACCGGTACTCCGCCGATCGACCCGGCCCGAGGCCGCCGCTCCCAAGGAGCCGCGGATCGGTTTCGAAGGCAAGATGATGGTCCCCGGCCTCATCCTGCTGGCCGCACTGTCGATCGTGCCCTTCCTCGCCCTGATCGCGATGAGCTTCTCCCGTGTCCGGCTGCTGGGCGGGGTGCGGCTCGAACCGGTGGGCCTCGGCAACTGGGTGCGCTTCTTCACCGACCCCGACATGTGGATGTCGTGGCTGCGCACGCTCATCTACTTCGTGCTCACCGTCGGGTTGGAGATGGCGCTGGGGCTCGGCATCGCGCTGTGCCTGTACCGGGTGCTGCGTGCCCGCAACATCCTGCTCAGCCTGGTGCTGCTGCCGATGTTCGCCGCACCTGTGATCGTCGGTCTGCTGGGCCGCTACCTCACCGACTCCACCTTCGGCCTCTACTCGTGGATGCTGCGCTCCCTCGGTTTCAGCGGCGACATCCTCGGCAGCCCGGTCGGCGCCTTCACCGCCGTCGTGCTGATGGACGTATGGGAGTGGACCCCGCTGATCGCCCTGATCACCCTCGCCGGTCTGTCCGGCGTGCCCCAGTCGGTGCGGGAGGCCGCCGCCGTCGACGGCGCCCCGGGGTGGATGACGCTGCGGTACATCGTCTTCCCGGCGATCTCCAACGTGCTGCTCGTCGCGTTGCTCATCCGCTCGATGGACGCCATCCGCTACTTCGACATCATCTGGGTCACCACCAACGGCGGACCCGCGGACGCGACCAAGATCGTCCCTATCCGGCTGTACGAGACCGCGTTCCGTTTCTTCGACTTCGGTTACGCCGCCGCCATCGGCCTGGCGATGCTGGCTTTCTCGATCTTCATCGCCCGCACCTTCGTCCGGCTGCTGGACACCAGGGGGTTGACCCGATGA
- a CDS encoding ABC transporter ATP-binding protein — protein MARVLYDEATRVYPGTERPAVDGLDLDINDGEFLVLVGPSGCGKSTSLRMLAGLERVDGGRIAIGERDVTHLPPRDRDIAMVFQNYALYPHMSVADNMGFALRVMKVSKDERARRVREAARLLDLEEFLDRRPKELSGGQRQRVAMGRAIVREPKVFLMDEPLSNLDAKLRVQTRTQIAELQHRLGVTTVYVTHDQIEAMTMGDRVAVLKDGLLQQVDTPLRLYQHPANVFVAGFIGSPAMNLAEFRVEGEEAVLAGTRIRLTGETLKALRSEGGDRVIIGFRPEALNVVGEDDGGFRTFPVNVTVVEELGSDAFLYGRYTDTTYPELLEQTVIARVDPNAPPAKGDQVRLRIMLGKERLFSAVTGRRLPT, from the coding sequence ATGGCCAGAGTCCTTTACGACGAGGCGACCCGCGTCTACCCCGGAACCGAACGGCCCGCGGTGGACGGTCTCGACCTCGACATCAACGACGGCGAGTTCCTGGTGCTCGTCGGCCCGTCGGGCTGCGGGAAGTCCACCTCCCTGCGCATGCTCGCCGGGCTCGAAAGGGTCGACGGCGGGCGCATCGCCATCGGCGAGCGCGACGTCACCCATCTGCCGCCGCGCGATCGGGACATCGCGATGGTCTTCCAGAACTACGCGCTCTATCCGCACATGTCAGTGGCCGACAACATGGGCTTCGCCCTGCGGGTGATGAAGGTCTCCAAGGACGAGCGTGCCCGCCGGGTCCGCGAGGCTGCCCGTCTGCTGGACCTGGAGGAGTTCCTCGACCGCAGGCCCAAGGAGCTCTCCGGCGGACAGCGGCAGCGAGTGGCCATGGGCCGGGCGATCGTGCGCGAGCCGAAGGTGTTCCTCATGGACGAGCCGCTGTCCAACCTGGACGCCAAGCTGCGCGTGCAGACCCGCACCCAGATCGCCGAACTGCAGCACCGGCTCGGGGTGACGACGGTCTACGTGACCCACGACCAGATCGAGGCCATGACGATGGGCGACCGGGTCGCCGTTCTCAAGGACGGGCTTCTCCAGCAGGTCGACACGCCGTTGCGCCTCTACCAGCATCCGGCCAACGTCTTCGTCGCCGGCTTCATCGGCTCTCCGGCGATGAACCTGGCCGAGTTCCGCGTCGAAGGCGAGGAGGCGGTCCTCGCCGGGACGCGGATACGGCTGACCGGCGAGACTCTCAAGGCGCTCCGGAGCGAGGGCGGCGACCGCGTCATCATCGGCTTCCGGCCCGAGGCCCTCAATGTGGTGGGGGAGGACGACGGTGGTTTCAGGACCTTCCCGGTCAACGTCACCGTCGTCGAGGAGCTCGGCTCGGACGCCTTCCTCTACGGCCGCTACACCGACACGACCTACCCGGAGCTCCTCGAACAGACCGTCATCGCCCGGGTCGACCCCAACGCGCCGCCGGCCAAGGGCGACCAGGTCCGTCTGCGGATCATGCTGGGCAAGGAGCGGCTCTTCTCCGCCGTCACCGGCCGGCGGCTACCCACCTGA
- a CDS encoding ABC transporter permease — translation MSNLILTHTRYQFLEQLRVPISLVASAFFPAAAMLAFVVPFTGTDPASATSATAGMMLFGAMSAALIGLSVSVAQDRERPWDLYLRTLPAGPLPRFAGRILTTMAGTLLSVVPVLLISAFLTAAAISPLRLAMGIGALLVGSVPFMLMGLFIGYAVSSKAAIAVSQVAYFPIAALGGLLMPLEVMPGFVQSLAPFVPSRGAIELMWAAVAGRTPSPVSLVAFAVWIILAAAAATWAYRRDEGRRFS, via the coding sequence GTGTCTAACCTCATCCTCACCCACACCCGCTACCAGTTCCTGGAGCAGTTGCGCGTCCCGATCTCGCTGGTGGCCAGCGCGTTCTTCCCCGCGGCCGCGATGCTGGCGTTCGTGGTGCCCTTCACCGGAACCGACCCGGCGAGCGCCACGTCGGCGACGGCCGGGATGATGCTGTTCGGCGCCATGTCGGCGGCGCTGATCGGGCTGAGCGTCAGCGTGGCCCAGGACCGTGAGCGGCCCTGGGACCTCTACCTGCGCACGCTGCCCGCCGGCCCGCTGCCCCGCTTCGCCGGCCGCATCCTGACCACGATGGCCGGCACGCTGCTGTCGGTGGTACCGGTCCTGCTCATCTCGGCCTTCCTCACCGCCGCCGCCATCTCCCCGCTCCGCCTGGCGATGGGCATCGGCGCGCTGCTGGTGGGCTCCGTGCCGTTCATGCTGATGGGTTTGTTCATCGGGTACGCGGTGTCGTCCAAGGCGGCGATCGCGGTGTCGCAGGTGGCATACTTCCCGATCGCGGCGCTAGGCGGGCTGCTGATGCCGCTGGAGGTCATGCCGGGTTTCGTGCAATCCCTGGCGCCGTTCGTGCCCAGCCGGGGCGCGATAGAACTCATGTGGGCCGCGGTGGCGGGCCGCACCCCCTCCCCCGTCTCCCTGGTCGCCTTCGCCGTCTGGATCATTCTCGCGGCGGCCGCCGCCACCTGGGCCTACCGCCGAGACGAGGGCCGCCGCTTCTCCTGA
- a CDS encoding ABC transporter ATP-binding protein: MTILVRAIEATRRYGDVLALDRVSLDIKAGELVGLLGPNGAGKSTLINLFVGLRRPTSGTVELFGGSPLDPALRRGVGVTPQETGLPESLRLGEIVDFVSAHFPERYGTAELLARFGLGDLVRRQVGGLSGGQKRRLAVALAFAGRPRLVFLDEPTTGLDVEARRTLWEGIRSFHADGGTVVLTSHYLEEIEALAQRVVVIGRGRVLADGTVQAVRDVVGVRRVSFAAPAVPDLPGILRSSVEDGRVHLLTTDSDLLVAELVRAGTAFADLQVRPTSLEEAFITITAKEEARV; this comes from the coding sequence ATGACCATCCTCGTCAGAGCGATCGAGGCCACCCGCCGCTACGGTGACGTGCTCGCGCTCGACCGCGTCTCGCTCGACATCAAGGCGGGCGAGCTGGTCGGGCTGCTCGGCCCGAACGGCGCCGGCAAGTCCACCCTCATCAACCTCTTCGTAGGACTGCGCCGGCCCACGTCGGGCACGGTGGAGCTGTTCGGCGGCTCGCCGCTGGACCCCGCCCTGCGGCGCGGCGTCGGCGTGACCCCCCAGGAGACCGGGCTGCCGGAGTCGCTGCGTCTCGGCGAGATCGTCGACTTCGTCTCCGCGCACTTCCCCGAGCGCTACGGTACGGCGGAGCTGCTGGCCAGGTTCGGCCTAGGCGACCTGGTCAGGCGGCAGGTCGGGGGACTGTCCGGCGGGCAGAAGCGCCGTCTGGCAGTGGCACTGGCCTTCGCGGGCCGGCCGCGGCTGGTGTTCCTCGACGAGCCCACCACCGGGCTTGACGTGGAGGCCAGGCGAACCCTGTGGGAGGGGATCAGGAGCTTCCACGCCGACGGCGGCACCGTGGTGCTGACCAGCCACTACCTGGAGGAGATCGAGGCGCTGGCGCAGCGGGTGGTGGTGATCGGCCGGGGCCGGGTGCTGGCCGACGGCACCGTGCAGGCCGTGCGCGACGTGGTGGGCGTGCGCCGGGTCTCCTTCGCGGCGCCGGCCGTACCCGATCTGCCCGGGATCTTGCGGAGTTCGGTCGAGGACGGCCGGGTGCACCTGCTCACCACCGACTCCGATCTGCTGGTCGCCGAGCTGGTACGCGCCGGGACGGCCTTCGCCGACCTGCAGGTGCGGCCGACCTCGTTGGAAGAGGCCTTCATCACCATCACCGCCAAGGAGGAAGCACGTGTCTAA